The Mucilaginibacter sp. PAMB04168 genome contains the following window.
AAATATCGGCTTATATTACATTTTCGCTATCGTCTCAATCGAATCTTTAGGTATAATCATGGCCGGTTGGGGATCCAACAACAAGTATTCTATATTGGGGGCCATGCGGTCGGTGGCACAAATAATTTCTTATGAAATTCCGGCCGGCTTTGCGCTTATTGCAGTGGTCATGATCTCACAAACGCTCGATTTGCAACAGGTTGCCATGCAGCAAGGCATACTTTCACAAGAGAAAGTGAAGTTTTTAGGCATTTGGGATGTTACACATATAGGCGGTTTTTTGAGTTGGAACGTGTTTAAAGCGCCGCATCTTATCGTAGCTTTCGTCATTTACTTTATAGCATCTTTAGCCGAAAGTAACCGCGCGCCTTTTGATATACCTGAAGCTGAATCTGAATTGGTCTCTGGTTTCCATACCGAATACAGTGGTCTCCGGTTTGCTTTCGTCTTTTTGGCCGAATACTCGATGATGCTTTTAGTATCGATGGTAGCTGTGGTGTTATTTTTAGGAGGGTGGAACACTATCTTACCTAACATTGGCCCTATAAAACTGGCCGACTGGACAACAGGTATTGGATTTGGAATTTTATGGACGTTACTTAAAGCACTGATGCTGGTTGGCGTTCAAATGTGGATACGCTGGACATTGCCACGCTTGCGGGTTGATCAGTTAATGGACCTGTGCTGGAAAGTTTTAACGCCGCTGGCTTTTTTGTGTATGATTATATCTGGCATATGGCGCTTGTGGGTAATGTAACTTAATTGTAAGTTGTGAATTTGCACAACTGGCAAGCTATCAATTATGAGTATATTGTTAATTGAATATTTCATCAATCAACAAAATCAGGACAGAAGAAATTGTTAATTAAAAACACATATAACGCATTTATAACGGCCTGGAAAGGCCTGGCACTTACCTTGCGCCATCTTTTGGGTGCTAATGGTAAACGCAATACTATTTCTGTAAAATCAGACAATTATTTTAAGCAGCTGGAGGAAGGCACAAATACCATACAATACCCCAAACAACAACTGCCTATACCCGAGGTTGGACGTTACCAGTTGGATGTGGAGATTGATGACTGCATTGTTTGCGACCTTTGCGCCAAAATTTGCCCTGTTGATTGTATCAGCATTGAATCCATTAAAGCTACGCAGGCCATAGGCCAAACCTCGGATGGTTCGACCAAACGCTTGTATGCAGCGCAGTTTGATATTGATATGGCTAAGTGCCTGTATTGCGGTCTGTGTACGGTTGTATGCCCAACAGAGTGCATTACCATGACTAACCAATACGATCGCAGCGTATATCAATTAGGCGACCTCACTTACAGTTTCTCAGACATGAGCCCCGAACTTATAGCTGAAAAAAAGCAGGAAATTGAAGTGCAGCAGGCTGAACGGTTAGCAGCCAAGCAAGCTGCCATGAAGGCTAAGGAGGGTGGTGCATGAATTTAGTAACTGTAATGTTTTACGTTATGGCTGTTATTGCGCTCGGCTCAGCCTTGTATACAGCTGGCAGCCGGAACCTGGTAAGGTCGGTGTTTATGTTTTTTATAACGCTGTTTGCACTGGCTGGTTTATACGTTTTGTCGCTGGCCGA
Protein-coding sequences here:
- a CDS encoding 4Fe-4S binding protein — its product is MLIKNTYNAFITAWKGLALTLRHLLGANGKRNTISVKSDNYFKQLEEGTNTIQYPKQQLPIPEVGRYQLDVEIDDCIVCDLCAKICPVDCISIESIKATQAIGQTSDGSTKRLYAAQFDIDMAKCLYCGLCTVVCPTECITMTNQYDRSVYQLGDLTYSFSDMSPELIAEKKQEIEVQQAERLAAKQAAMKAKEGGA
- the nuoH gene encoding NADH-quinone oxidoreductase subunit NuoH — translated: MSFYIIYILVAIGLFTFVAVFTLFGVYAERKLSAFIQDRLGPTETGKFGSLQTIADILKMLQKELITPAAADKVLFMLAPVIIFIAVYLGFAALPWAPDVIPSKINIGLYYIFAIVSIESLGIIMAGWGSNNKYSILGAMRSVAQIISYEIPAGFALIAVVMISQTLDLQQVAMQQGILSQEKVKFLGIWDVTHIGGFLSWNVFKAPHLIVAFVIYFIASLAESNRAPFDIPEAESELVSGFHTEYSGLRFAFVFLAEYSMMLLVSMVAVVLFLGGWNTILPNIGPIKLADWTTGIGFGILWTLLKALMLVGVQMWIRWTLPRLRVDQLMDLCWKVLTPLAFLCMIISGIWRLWVM